The Verrucomicrobiota bacterium genome segment GTACGGCGCATGAACCTGGCGTGCGGAGCGCTGGTCTCCGCCCCGGCGCGTTTCCGTGACGCTTTGGGCTTCTGACACCCGTCAATTCCGCGTTCACAGCGGGAGGCCATCCTGGCGCATCATTGAGGATACGAAAATGAAACTGGAAACGGGAGTTCAGCCCACAAAAAACACGAAAGACGCGAAAGGTGAACCTGTTGAAGATCCAGAAATCTTCACGCGGTGGCTGAGGGGAATCGCGTCGGCCACGCACTTCGATTCTGTGTCTTTGGTGTGTTTCGTGGGCCTGCTCGCTCTTCTGTTGAACCTGGCCGCCTCCAACCAAGCCGGCGCGAAACAGGCCGCGGCGCCACCGTCCGCAGTTCAGCCCGGTGCAATCATGGTTCGAGTTGAACCGCGAGAGATCGACGACTTGCTGGCGAATCCCGGCATGGGTTGGCAAGCTTTCCACCATTTCGCTGACGACGATAAGAATCTCCAAGGCTTGCCCAGCGCGAGCGCGTATTTCCGATTTTACTGGCGCGAGATCGAACCGCGCGACGGCGAGATCGATTTCGCCAGGTTCGACGAATTACTCGCGCACGCCCGGCGCGTCGGCCAAAAGTTCGCCTTCCGGATCATGTGCACCGGCTCCGGCCAATACAGAGAAAAGGGAATGAAGCGGACGGTGAAGGACGGGCTGGGGTGGCGCGCGGATTGCCTCGGCGACCTGGGCGGCTTCTCAAAAACCTGGAATCACATGGACCATTTTAGCCTTGGGAGTCATTGACGCAACAACGCAAGCTCCAGCCGTGCGCCTGGCCATCGCTGGACGCGACGCGGAAGGGTGGTATCCGTTGAGCCATCTTGAGGTGACCCGATGAGAGCCAGACGCAGTTCTGACGGCAATCCGACGCCTCGAATTGCGTGCTCCACATCAGCACGATCACATCCGCCTCCTCCAACTCGCGGCCGATGGTCTTGTCCCAATCCTCTGGCAGCTCTAAGGAAGCCTCCAAACCGTGAGTGCTAGCCTGGCAAGTTTCCTCTGCCTCTGAGCGATGTTGTCCTTACTCCATTCGTCACAAGCCGCAACGTCGCGCGTGAGTCCATATTGGCTGATGCCAAAGATGGCTTTTTTGACCGTGAACGGCTTCTGTCCGAGATCCTTGTTCTTCCCCTGTTCGAGCAGGGCGTAATTCCCCAAACGATCCACGTAGCGCGCGTGCTCCTCTTCGGAAAATGTTTCTGACCAAGCTTCATCGAGACTGTCTGGCAGAATGTGCTCAATCGTGGATTCAGTTGCATGCCAACTGTCTTGCTGACTATGTTGGCGTTCCAAAGAGCAAAGCACATAGCGCATCAGTTGCTTGCCTTTCGTTGTGCAGGGCTGCCGAAAGACCTCGAAATCGGCTCGGAACTGAATGAAGAAGACCGTGTCTGGATCGCCAGCGAAACGCGCCAGAGTATCAAAACTGCCTCCACGAATGAAATCAATCCGGTCGGCCATGTATTCAATGTTCAGAATCCGCTTCGCGATGGTTTTGGGTACCACCGAGCCAAAATGCCTGAATGCCATTGCAGGTCTGGACTCCGGCTACCTCCATCTCCACCGGCATGCCGCTGGGCGTGGCGTGCTCCTGCGAATCGCCGCGACAGGAGTTGCGGCAAATCCGCTATTCAATCCGGCCAGAATACTCCCGCCGGAATTCCTCATAAACGATGCGCAGAACTTTTTGGCGATCTTCTGTCTCCTCAAAATTTGCCGTCATCTTGAGCACATCGTCCTTGCTGATGGACTGAACTTCCATGTCGATGAGGTATTGCCTCACTTCCTTTGAAATGTCGTCAATGACGAGGATCACCTTGCCGTCCTCAAAGCGCTCTTTGTCAAAGTTGACTTTGAGCTCTGCGAGGACCCTGTTCGCTTCGGATGCTGTGTGAATCTGCAGTTTCTTAACCTGGTAAACGACACCGAAGTTGGTTGATAGATCAACGCCTTTATCATGGGCAGATGTTCCAAGCAAATTGGTCGTTGCCATATCGCTTTCGAGCGCAGAGGCCTTCTCACGGATTGGCCAACTCAGCATCCGCGGGGCATCGAGCCGTTCCAGGTATGATCCCCTTTAGAGAAGTCATCTTCAAGTCGTCGTTCAGTCTCCTCTGCGCGCTCGGCTGCAAGTTGACGGACGCGGGAGATGTCCTTCTTCGTCCTTGGAGATTGACCGCAATCAAAGCGGCTGTCAGGCGAATGGGATGAGATTTGGCTGCCTTGTTCAGCATCGACAAAAGACGTTGTGAATCGCCTGATGATGAAAGGAACTGTGATGAAGGTTCAGCCAGTCCATACCGCGAATCGTATTGGAAAGTTGGACGGCCTGCGTTATCTGCTCAGCATCCTATGGGTCGCGTTCAGAATGGCCTGGT includes the following:
- a CDS encoding HNH endonuclease, with protein sequence MAFRHFGSVVPKTIAKRILNIEYMADRIDFIRGGSFDTLARFAGDPDTVFFIQFRADFEVFRQPCTTKGKQLMRYVLCSLERQHSQQDSWHATESTIEHILPDSLDEAWSETFSEEEHARYVDRLGNYALLEQGKNKDLGQKPFTVKKAIFGISQYGLTRDVAACDEWSKDNIAQRQRKLARLALTVWRLP